The window GCCCCCGCCGCCCCCGTGGGCGGGCCACCGGGGCGTGGTCCGATGAGCCGGCGGGCGGTCCTGGCGTTGGGCGGGGCAGCCGGAGCCCTCGGCCTGGGTGCGTTGTTCGCCGGCCGCCCCTTGGCCCGTGATGCGAGGGCCCGGTTGAGGACCACGGCTTGGCGGCCCGGGGCACGGCTGGTCGGCCCGGGGGGACAGGCCCTGCGGGTCAACAGCCTGCTGGTAGGTGAGATGGTGACCGTGTTCCCCGAAGGTGGCCCCCGCCGCGCTGACTCCCAGGTGGTGCTCGTGCGGGTGGCTGCCGAGCGGGTGCGGGCTCGGCGCGACCGGGTGTCCTGGTCGCCCGCGGGCAATATCGCCTTCTCGGCGGTCTGCACCCATACAGGCTGCCCCGTGGGCTCCTACCAAGCGGAGGCCGGGCACCTACTGTGCCCGTGCCACCAGTCCGTCTTCGACGTGCTCGACGGTGCTCGGCCGCTCTCCGGGCCCGCCGCTCGGGCTCTGCCCCAACTGCCGCTGGCCGTCGACGACGGTGGTTACCTGGTAGCCGTCGCCGATTTCGACGAGCCCGTGGGGCCGCACTTCTGGGGCCGACGGTGACCGCTCCAGAGCGGGCCCCCTTGGCCGCCCCTACCGTCGCCCCCCCGGAGGCGCCGGGCGGGCGGGACGATCGCTGGTCCGACCTTTGGTCTCAGGTGGCGCTCTCGTGCCTAGGGGTCCTCACCGTCTCTGGTCTCTATCTCATGCTCTTCTTCGTGCCGTCCGGTCGGGAGGTCGTCTACTCGGGTGCCCACGGCCCCCTGCGCGGCGTCGAGATGTCGGCGGCCTACGCCTCGACGCTCGACTTGTCGTTCTCAGTCAGGGCCGGGCTGCTGGCCCGCCAGGTGCACCACTGGGCGGCGCTCGCTTTGGTGGTGGCCGTGACGGCGCGGGTTGGCCGCACCTTCGTGCTCGGACGGTTCCAGCGGCCTCTCCGCGCGGCGTGGGCCATCGGTATAACCCTCATGCTGTTGTCGATGTTCAATGGCTTTCTGGGGGTGGCCTTGACCGGCGACGCCGTCTCGGGCACGGCCGTGCGGACGGCGTATGCGGTCGCCCTGTCCGTCCCGGTGGTGGGGCCCGCCCTGGCCATGGCCCTTTTCGGGGGAGAGCTACCAACCACATCGTTTATCGGGCGGTTCACCGTCCTGCACGTATTCGTCGTGCCCGTGGCCCTGGCCGGGCTCCTGGCCCTGCAGTTGCGGGCCGGGCGGCGTTGGACGCCCGTGGCCCGACGGGCCCGCCTCCGGGCCCGCCTTGGGCCACCGGCCAGCCTCTTGCTGGCGACGGCGGCCGTCCTGGTGGCCATGGGCGGACTGGTGGAAGTCAACCCCGTCTGGCTGCATGGGCCGTCCCGGGGCGAGTGGGCCCCGGCCCCCAGCGCCCAGCCGGTGTGGTTCGTGGCCTGGCTTGAAGGCGCCGTCCGCCTGGCGCCGTCGTGGGAGTCGCAGGTCCTCGCCGTAACGGTCTCCGGACCACTGCTGGCCGGAGCCATCCTCCCCGCGCTGACCATAGGAGCGCTCTATGGCTGGCCGCTCGTCGACACCCGGGTGCTCACGAGGCGCCCCGAGGGCGGTGCGGATCGGCGTCGCCCCGGAAGGGCCGTCCGGGCGGCCCTGTTGGCCGGTACCGCCACTTTCTACGGGGTCCTGGTGCTGGCCGCGGCCGCAGACGCGCTGGCGGCCGGTCTGCAGCTCCCACCCGGTCGGGTCACGGCCTACCTCCGGGTGGCGGCCGTGGGCCTGCCCGTGGTCGCGGCCGTCGCCACCATGGTCATCGTCCGGCCACCGGGCCCGTCCATCCCTACGGTCCCGCCGCCCGAGGACCGCCCGGCGGCGTGAGCAAGTGGCCCCTCATGACAGGTGCGCCCCCTGGTGGGCCTCCCGGGCGGCGCCTGCGGCCGCCCACGTCGCCATGACCATGCCGGTGACGAACACCAAGGGGCCGAGGGTGAGGCCCCCGGCCACTCCCACCAACCCGGCCCCGCCCACCAGGGGCCAGGGGCTGGGTGGGGAGACACCGGTTGCCACCGCGGCACATGGCGGCCCTAGGGGGCTGCGGCCCGCCGACCACAGCCACACCGCGGCCGTGGTCACCGCCAGGGCGGTCCCCGCCAGCAGCACGGTGCTCGCCATCTCCCGGGTCGACAACCAGTACACGCCCGCGGCAAGTGCGTAGGCCAGAGCAACCCCCCCTGCGAGGCGGTGGCCCCGGCGGGCCACGACCGGTTGGACCGGTGCGCCAGGCCTTGGGCGGTCGGAGCCTTGGCCGGCCCAAGGGCCCCAGCCCGGGCCTGGGCCCACCGGTTGCCGGCGGGCCGACGACAACCACACGTTGGCCACGAAGGCCACCATGGCGACTGCCGTGAGCCCGGCTCCCAACGTCGACAACAGGTTGAGACTGCCCCAGCCCCAGGCGGCATCGTAGTCGGCCACCCCCTTGGGCATCCCCCGCAGCCCGAGCACGAACTGGGGCCAGAAGGTGGCGTTGAAGCCGGCCAGGAGCAGCCAGAAGTGGGCGTGGGCCCAGCCCTCGCGCAGCGTCCGGCCCGTGAACGCCGGCCACCAGAAGTACAACGCGGCGAACATCCCGAACAGTGCGGCGCCGAACAAGCCGTAGTGGGACCGGGCGACGGCGAAGTAGGTGCCGTCCGTGTGGGCGCGGACAGACGCGAAGGCGTCGACCCCCATGGCCAGGACGCCGATCACGAGCACGACCGCCGCACCGACGGCGAAGAGCATGGGTGCGGGCGCACGGACCGTCCCACCCCCCATGACCGACACCCAGGCCCAGAGCAGGCGGGCGAAGGGCACGACCAGCAGGAACGACACGGCCGACGCCCACAAGGGGCCTACGGCCCCCACGGTCACCGCACCCTGGGCCCATGCCACCGGTGAGGCGCCTGCGACCAAGATGGCCCCGAGGACCATGCCCCGCCGGCCGGCCCCTCCGGGGGCACGCTTGGCGAAGGCCACGAGCACCTCCCCCACGGCTCCGTAGAAGGGGAGGGCCACCGAATAGAGGATGGGCTGGGCCGCGAACCAGAACACCCGCGACCACAGCTGGGGGCCTCCCCCCGGGTCGGTCCCGAAGAACCGCCCGCCTAGCTGGCGGTCGGCGTGGAGCAGGCCGCCGGCGGCCAGCATCACGGGCATGGCGACCAGCCACATCAGGCAGGTGACCGCCATGGTCGAGGTGAACACCGGGAGCTCCAACAGCCCTCGCCGTGGCCGTGGTTGGAGCACGATGAGGGTGGTGAGGAGACTGATGGCGCCCAGGAGCACCGACAGCGATACCAGCGCCATCCCCGCCACCCACAGGTCGGCCCCCAGCCCCGGCGAGCGGACCGGCCCCGAGAGCGGAACTGCCGCCCACCATGCGAACGACGCCGCTCCCCGGGCCATGGCGAAGCCCGCGAGCATGGTCGTCCCGCCCCCCAGGAAGAGCCAGTAGGCGAACGCACTGGTCCGAGGGAAAGCCAGGCCCGGCGCGCCGCTCTGCGGGGGCACGAGGTAGAGCCCCAGGCCCAGGGCCATCGGGATGGCGAAGAGCATGACCATCACGCTTCCGTGCATGGTGAAGAGCTGGTTGTAGAGGGCCGGCGACACCAGCTGGTGGCCCGGCTCAGCCAGTTCGGCCCTCATGACCATGGCCATCACCCCCCCGACCACCAGGAAGCCGAAGGCCGTGGCCATCTGGAGGGTGCCCACTGTCCTGTGGTCGGTGGCCAGTGCCCAGCGGGCCCACCCGGTAGGCGCAGCCGGGCCGGGCGGGGGACGGCGCTCGGTGAGCACGGTCACACGGGTGGCCGCTGCGGGGTGCCG of the Actinomycetota bacterium genome contains:
- a CDS encoding Rieske (2Fe-2S) protein, which codes for APAAPVGGPPGRGPMSRRAVLALGGAAGALGLGALFAGRPLARDARARLRTTAWRPGARLVGPGGQALRVNSLLVGEMVTVFPEGGPRRADSQVVLVRVAAERVRARRDRVSWSPAGNIAFSAVCTHTGCPVGSYQAEAGHLLCPCHQSVFDVLDGARPLSGPAARALPQLPLAVDDGGYLVAVADFDEPVGPHFWGRR
- a CDS encoding cytochrome b N-terminal domain-containing protein, translating into MALSCLGVLTVSGLYLMLFFVPSGREVVYSGAHGPLRGVEMSAAYASTLDLSFSVRAGLLARQVHHWAALALVVAVTARVGRTFVLGRFQRPLRAAWAIGITLMLLSMFNGFLGVALTGDAVSGTAVRTAYAVALSVPVVGPALAMALFGGELPTTSFIGRFTVLHVFVVPVALAGLLALQLRAGRRWTPVARRARLRARLGPPASLLLATAAVLVAMGGLVEVNPVWLHGPSRGEWAPAPSAQPVWFVAWLEGAVRLAPSWESQVLAVTVSGPLLAGAILPALTIGALYGWPLVDTRVLTRRPEGGADRRRPGRAVRAALLAGTATFYGVLVLAAAADALAAGLQLPPGRVTAYLRVAAVGLPVVAAVATMVIVRPPGPSIPTVPPPEDRPAA
- a CDS encoding cbb3-type cytochrome c oxidase subunit I; amino-acid sequence: MTVLTERRPPPGPAAPTGWARWALATDHRTVGTLQMATAFGFLVVGGVMAMVMRAELAEPGHQLVSPALYNQLFTMHGSVMVMLFAIPMALGLGLYLVPPQSGAPGLAFPRTSAFAYWLFLGGGTTMLAGFAMARGAASFAWWAAVPLSGPVRSPGLGADLWVAGMALVSLSVLLGAISLLTTLIVLQPRPRRGLLELPVFTSTMAVTCLMWLVAMPVMLAAGGLLHADRQLGGRFFGTDPGGGPQLWSRVFWFAAQPILYSVALPFYGAVGEVLVAFAKRAPGGAGRRGMVLGAILVAGASPVAWAQGAVTVGAVGPLWASAVSFLLVVPFARLLWAWVSVMGGGTVRAPAPMLFAVGAAVVLVIGVLAMGVDAFASVRAHTDGTYFAVARSHYGLFGAALFGMFAALYFWWPAFTGRTLREGWAHAHFWLLLAGFNATFWPQFVLGLRGMPKGVADYDAAWGWGSLNLLSTLGAGLTAVAMVAFVANVWLSSARRQPVGPGPGWGPWAGQGSDRPRPGAPVQPVVARRGHRLAGGVALAYALAAGVYWLSTREMASTVLLAGTALAVTTAAVWLWSAGRSPLGPPCAAVATGVSPPSPWPLVGGAGLVGVAGGLTLGPLVFVTGMVMATWAAAGAAREAHQGAHLS